The Leifsonia williamsii genome includes a region encoding these proteins:
- a CDS encoding CPBP family intramembrane glutamic endopeptidase, with protein MSSPTSPAPAAPAAAPASAAAPYAPDPRVRWGAPAGLVAILAVAAIFAALLGILSLTHLDPDWADLLAWVIGYGAVLVAVLVVTRTRGTGSLVADYGLRFRWYDILVGIGSGMALLVVTAPLTVLVEGLFGAKPVSNDVAAGDDGWWLLINGFIAVAIVAPFFEELIFRGLLLRGIRNSILRGAAGEPTRGRRATAAILAVGLSALLFAAAHLREGIGSPVTMVTLGLTTLCLGIVNGVYAAKLGRLGPGIVTHMTFNLIAATFATLNAHA; from the coding sequence ATGAGCTCGCCCACCTCGCCGGCCCCTGCCGCTCCGGCCGCGGCGCCCGCCTCGGCGGCCGCGCCCTATGCCCCCGACCCGCGGGTGCGCTGGGGCGCGCCCGCGGGCCTCGTGGCGATCCTGGCCGTCGCCGCGATCTTCGCTGCCCTGCTCGGCATCCTCTCCCTCACGCACCTGGACCCGGACTGGGCCGACCTGCTCGCCTGGGTCATCGGCTACGGCGCGGTGCTCGTGGCCGTGCTCGTCGTCACGCGGACGCGCGGCACCGGCTCGCTCGTGGCCGACTACGGCCTCCGCTTCCGCTGGTACGACATCCTGGTCGGCATCGGCAGCGGGATGGCGCTGCTCGTCGTGACCGCGCCGCTCACGGTCCTCGTCGAGGGGCTGTTCGGCGCCAAGCCGGTCTCGAACGACGTCGCCGCCGGCGACGACGGCTGGTGGCTGCTGATCAACGGCTTCATCGCGGTGGCGATCGTGGCGCCGTTCTTCGAGGAGCTGATCTTCCGCGGGCTGCTGCTGCGCGGCATCCGCAACAGCATCCTGCGCGGAGCAGCCGGCGAGCCGACCCGTGGCCGCCGTGCCACCGCCGCGATCCTGGCGGTGGGGCTCAGCGCGCTGCTGTTCGCCGCCGCCCACCTGCGCGAGGGGATCGGCAGCCCGGTCACGATGGTGACCCTCGGCCTGACGACGCTGTGCCTCGGCATCGTCAACGGCGTCTACGCCGCGAAGCTCGGCCGCCTCGGACCGGGCATCGTCACGCACATGACGTTCAACCTGATCGCGGCGACCTTCGCGACCCTGAACGCGCACGCCTAG
- a CDS encoding GIY-YIG nuclease family protein, which produces MSSAAPQGACALCDAPQHPGAPLALCLNHLLEAHEWVEDAYGVTDVLPSPCAFCGSRLGVRYPSGWLCAVCEWRVGEPPPPGPAASRVDVVYYLRYRDRIKIGTTANPAQRFSALPHDEVLAFERGDRTLEQRRHAAFATLRIPGTEWFETDERLLTHVAALRDGHPDPWALLARWRSEEAARAV; this is translated from the coding sequence GTGTCATCAGCCGCACCGCAGGGCGCCTGCGCCCTCTGCGACGCCCCGCAGCACCCCGGGGCGCCGCTCGCACTGTGCCTGAACCATCTGCTGGAGGCGCACGAGTGGGTCGAGGACGCGTACGGCGTGACCGACGTGCTGCCGTCGCCGTGCGCGTTCTGCGGCTCGCGGCTGGGCGTGCGGTATCCGTCGGGGTGGCTCTGCGCGGTCTGCGAGTGGAGGGTCGGCGAGCCTCCCCCGCCCGGCCCTGCCGCCTCCCGCGTCGACGTCGTCTACTACCTGCGCTACCGGGACCGCATCAAGATCGGGACGACGGCCAACCCCGCGCAGCGGTTCTCGGCCCTTCCGCACGACGAGGTGCTCGCCTTCGAGCGCGGCGACCGCACGCTCGAGCAGCGCCGGCACGCCGCGTTCGCGACGCTCCGCATACCCGGCACCGAGTGGTTCGAGACCGACGAGCGGCTGCTGACGCACGTCGCCGCTCTGCGCGACGGGCATCCCGACCCGTGGGCGCTGCTCGCGCGGTGGCGCAGCGAGGAGGCGGCCCGGGCGGTGTGA
- a CDS encoding ferredoxin reductase family protein, with product MTTLAEPARPLPRTTRARPRLDAVGLRVLIAAGYVLAVVMWSLELPDGPVPPPSELARAVGELTGISAGYLTCPQLLLVARVPWFERAVGLDRLVAWHRWLGTAVLTFVGIHVTCKVVGTMFLDGSVPWDAFVTVLTSFPDMVTALIGTLLFLAIGVSAVRRLRRLLSYEAWWLLHLTSYLAVYLTFLHELSAGTHFIANDWNRAAWIALYVATAAALVIWRFVVPTLRAWRHRLRVVAVVPEGDGIVSIWFSGPRAHRLGVEAGNFLLVRFLARGHLLTAHPYSVSRMPDDGLLRITVGASGDHSSRVKELTKGTYAVVEGPYGRFTADRVSRPRVVLIAGGAGIGPLRVIAEELVRRGLEPVLLYRAQSSGRLALLGELRRLPGLTVLPLVGRRSDLGWDPLSPAMLASVLPRPHEWEAFLCGPEGMMRAVEGSLLALGMPRRFIHRETLSMS from the coding sequence ATGACCACGCTCGCCGAACCCGCACGCCCGCTCCCGCGCACCACCCGCGCGCGCCCCCGCCTCGACGCCGTCGGGCTGCGTGTGCTCATCGCCGCGGGTTACGTGCTGGCGGTCGTGATGTGGTCGCTCGAGCTGCCGGACGGCCCGGTGCCGCCGCCGTCCGAGCTCGCGCGCGCGGTCGGGGAGCTGACCGGTATCTCCGCCGGCTACCTCACCTGCCCACAGCTGCTGCTCGTGGCCCGCGTCCCCTGGTTCGAGCGTGCCGTCGGGCTCGACCGGCTCGTGGCGTGGCACCGGTGGCTGGGGACGGCCGTGCTGACCTTCGTCGGCATCCACGTCACCTGCAAGGTCGTCGGCACGATGTTCCTCGACGGCTCGGTGCCGTGGGATGCGTTCGTCACCGTGCTCACGTCGTTCCCCGACATGGTCACCGCCCTGATCGGCACCCTGCTCTTCCTCGCCATCGGCGTCAGCGCGGTGCGCCGGCTGCGTCGGCTGCTCTCGTACGAGGCGTGGTGGCTGCTGCACCTCACCTCCTACCTCGCCGTCTACCTGACCTTCCTGCACGAGCTCAGCGCGGGGACGCACTTCATCGCCAACGACTGGAACCGCGCCGCCTGGATCGCTCTGTACGTGGCGACGGCGGCCGCCCTCGTGATCTGGCGGTTCGTCGTGCCGACCCTGCGGGCCTGGCGGCACCGGCTGCGGGTCGTGGCGGTCGTGCCGGAGGGCGACGGCATCGTGTCGATCTGGTTCAGCGGGCCCCGCGCGCACCGGCTCGGGGTGGAGGCGGGCAACTTCCTGCTCGTGCGGTTCCTGGCCCGCGGGCACCTGCTGACGGCGCACCCCTACTCGGTGTCGCGGATGCCCGACGACGGCCTCCTGCGCATCACGGTCGGCGCCTCCGGCGACCACTCCAGCCGGGTGAAGGAGCTGACCAAGGGCACCTACGCCGTGGTCGAGGGCCCGTACGGCCGCTTCACCGCCGACCGGGTGAGCCGGCCGCGCGTCGTGCTGATCGCCGGGGGAGCGGGCATCGGCCCCCTGCGCGTGATCGCGGAGGAGCTCGTCCGTCGCGGGCTCGAACCGGTGCTGCTCTACCGGGCGCAGTCGAGCGGGCGGCTGGCCCTGCTCGGCGAGCTTCGGAGGCTGCCGGGGCTCACCGTCCTCCCCCTCGTCGGCCGCCGGTCCGACCTCGGCTGGGATCCGCTGTCACCGGCGATGCTGGCGTCGGTGCTGCCGCGACCGCACGAGTGGGAGGCGTTCCTCTGCGGGCCGGAGGGGATGATGCGTGCCGTCGAGGGCTCGCTCCTGGCGCTCGGGATGCCGCGCCGCTTCATCCACCGCGAGACGCTCAGCATGTCCTGA
- a CDS encoding FAD:protein FMN transferase codes for MTTVETVMGIPMSIDVRDDLPQAQVAEAVAAAFASLHAADRRFSRHRPDSELSALDRRELAPGDGSADVREVLAIGERMREATGGAFDVRLPGGGFDTDGVVKGWAAERAARVLRAHGLRTFCLNAGGDVVVGAAPDGSPGWNVGVRSPRHPDRMLAVLTVAEAAVATSGAYERGEHIRDGRTGAPAHELASATVFAGDLTTADVLATAVFALGEAGVAWATGHGARGVLALTADGRLLAAGDLPLAR; via the coding sequence ATGACCACGGTCGAGACGGTGATGGGCATCCCGATGTCGATCGACGTGCGCGACGACCTGCCGCAGGCGCAGGTCGCCGAAGCGGTCGCGGCCGCCTTCGCGAGCCTCCATGCCGCGGACCGCCGGTTCAGCAGGCACCGGCCGGACAGCGAGCTGAGCGCCCTCGACCGCCGCGAGCTCGCGCCGGGCGACGGCAGCGCGGACGTGCGCGAGGTGCTGGCCATCGGCGAGCGGATGCGGGAGGCGACGGGAGGCGCGTTCGACGTGCGACTGCCCGGCGGCGGCTTCGACACAGACGGGGTGGTGAAGGGATGGGCGGCCGAGCGGGCGGCGCGCGTGCTGCGGGCCCACGGCCTCCGCACCTTCTGCCTCAATGCGGGCGGGGACGTCGTCGTCGGTGCCGCCCCCGACGGCTCACCCGGGTGGAACGTCGGCGTGCGCTCGCCGCGGCATCCCGACCGCATGCTGGCCGTGCTCACCGTCGCGGAGGCGGCGGTCGCCACCTCGGGCGCCTACGAGCGCGGCGAGCACATCCGCGACGGCCGGACGGGCGCTCCCGCCCACGAGCTCGCCAGCGCCACCGTGTTCGCCGGCGACCTGACCACCGCGGACGTGCTGGCGACCGCCGTCTTCGCGCTGGGGGAGGCCGGCGTCGCCTGGGCCACCGGCCACGGCGCCCGCGGGGTGCTCGCGCTCACGGCCGACGGGAGGCTGCTCGCCGCCGGGGACCTGCCGCTGGCGCGCTGA
- a CDS encoding glycoside hydrolase family 15 protein, protein MDSARIEEHAALGDGRTVALIDTEGTVDWMPVPDLDSLPVFAALVDAELGGRIVLRPVTAFETERRYLPGTNVLETTFTTEKGVVRVTDALVTGVAGRLPWLELARRIEGVSGTVVMEWAVEPGTMLGTAAPWAERIDGVRVLRADAVTLAIAGLDDAVGGDGGEDDAPRFGGRIRIGEGSRRTLTVVATQDGPLHIPDAGNVDIGIDRTIGNWEHWSRTFSYEGPWPEQVHRSALALKLLLFAPTGAIAAAATTSLPETGSGSKNWDYRYAWVRDTAYALRALSRFGLREETHASISWLLRAVKGDVSQLRVLYGLHDASRAEPVVREAPGYQGIGPVVTGNRAADQLQLGVFGDLLSVAVAYAREGNVLDIPTRRLLCDVADRVCDVWRMPDSGMWELTELRHHTSSKMGCWQALQAALELVELGQIDGNPARWRREAEVIHAWVDERCWSDRLGSYTMVAGAEDLDTSVLLHAPSGFDRGERMRSTITALRRELGGGDGPLLHRFTGARAEGERPFTACSFWLVAALACVGELEEASTLMDDLCDRANDVGLYAEMFDVDGSFWGNFPQALSHLGLIDAALTIDELRRS, encoded by the coding sequence ATGGACAGCGCACGCATCGAGGAGCACGCGGCCCTCGGCGACGGCCGGACGGTCGCCCTCATCGACACGGAGGGCACCGTCGACTGGATGCCGGTCCCCGACCTCGACTCGCTCCCGGTCTTCGCCGCGCTGGTCGACGCCGAGCTGGGCGGGCGCATCGTGCTGCGGCCCGTCACCGCGTTCGAGACCGAGCGCCGCTACCTGCCCGGCACCAATGTGCTCGAGACGACGTTCACGACCGAGAAGGGCGTGGTGCGGGTGACCGACGCGCTCGTCACCGGCGTGGCCGGCCGCCTCCCCTGGCTCGAGCTCGCCCGCCGCATCGAGGGTGTCAGCGGGACGGTCGTGATGGAGTGGGCGGTCGAGCCCGGCACGATGCTCGGCACGGCGGCGCCCTGGGCCGAGCGCATCGACGGCGTGCGCGTGCTGCGGGCCGACGCCGTCACACTCGCCATCGCGGGGCTCGACGACGCGGTCGGCGGCGACGGCGGGGAGGACGACGCCCCGCGGTTCGGCGGCCGCATCCGGATCGGCGAAGGCAGCCGCCGCACGCTCACCGTCGTCGCCACCCAGGACGGGCCGCTCCACATCCCCGACGCAGGCAACGTCGACATCGGGATCGACCGCACGATCGGCAACTGGGAGCACTGGTCGCGCACCTTCTCGTACGAGGGGCCGTGGCCGGAGCAAGTGCACCGGTCCGCGCTCGCACTGAAGCTGCTGCTGTTCGCGCCGACCGGGGCCATCGCGGCGGCGGCGACCACCTCCCTCCCCGAGACCGGTTCCGGCAGCAAGAACTGGGACTACCGCTACGCCTGGGTCCGCGACACCGCCTACGCCCTGCGCGCGCTCTCGCGCTTCGGGCTGCGGGAGGAGACCCACGCCTCCATCTCCTGGCTGCTGCGGGCGGTGAAGGGCGACGTCTCGCAGTTGCGCGTGCTCTACGGGCTGCACGACGCCTCCCGGGCCGAACCGGTGGTGCGGGAGGCGCCCGGCTACCAGGGCATCGGGCCGGTCGTCACCGGCAACCGGGCGGCCGACCAGCTGCAGCTCGGCGTCTTCGGCGACCTGCTCAGCGTGGCGGTCGCCTACGCGCGCGAGGGGAACGTGCTCGACATCCCCACCCGGCGGCTGCTCTGCGACGTCGCCGACCGGGTGTGCGACGTGTGGAGGATGCCCGACTCGGGGATGTGGGAGCTGACCGAGCTGCGCCACCACACCTCCTCCAAGATGGGCTGCTGGCAGGCGCTGCAGGCGGCGCTCGAGCTGGTGGAGCTCGGTCAGATCGACGGCAACCCGGCACGCTGGAGGCGGGAGGCGGAGGTCATCCACGCGTGGGTGGACGAGCGCTGCTGGTCGGATCGCCTCGGCAGTTACACGATGGTCGCCGGCGCCGAGGACCTCGACACCTCGGTGCTGCTCCACGCGCCGAGCGGCTTCGACCGCGGCGAGCGCATGCGCTCCACGATCACGGCGCTGCGGCGCGAGCTGGGCGGAGGGGACGGACCGCTGCTGCACCGCTTCACCGGTGCGCGCGCCGAGGGCGAGCGGCCGTTCACGGCCTGCTCGTTCTGGCTGGTGGCGGCGCTCGCCTGCGTCGGAGAGCTGGAGGAGGCGAGCACCCTCATGGACGACCTGTGCGACCGCGCGAACGACGTCGGCCTGTACGCCGAGATGTTCGATGTCGACGGGTCGTTCTGGGGCAACTTCCCGCAGGCGCTGTCGCACCTGGGGCTGATCGACGCGGCGCTGACCATCGACGAGCTGCGGCGGAGCTGA
- a CDS encoding class I mannose-6-phosphate isomerase: MPMTTPLPLGPNQPADRPYRGGAGIARFRGVPQPGPATPEDFVGSTTELFGGGAGLTVLPDGRTLRDAVADDPVAWLGEEHVRRYGSDTMLLVKLLDTAERLFVHLHPDDAFAARHLASPHGKTEAWAIIDAAPDAYATLGFRREVPLAELQRWWETQDAEAMLDAMNRVPLAAGDTLLVPAGLMHAIGPGVTLVELQQPTDLSLLLERRALGEREALLGLDLATAAGALNRGVTDLDALDALRGGGEGDSLFPAAADAFFRADRVRGGAQELEPGFSVLVVVDGEGMLDAGAASASPGLPLHRGMTVLTAHADGPLTVTGDLHAIRCRPPR, from the coding sequence ATGCCGATGACGACGCCCCTCCCGCTCGGGCCCAACCAGCCCGCTGACCGGCCGTACCGGGGAGGCGCCGGCATCGCACGCTTCCGCGGGGTGCCGCAGCCCGGGCCGGCCACGCCGGAGGACTTCGTCGGCTCCACGACCGAGCTGTTCGGCGGCGGCGCCGGGCTCACGGTGCTGCCCGACGGTCGTACGCTGCGTGACGCTGTGGCCGACGATCCGGTCGCGTGGCTGGGTGAGGAGCACGTGCGCCGGTACGGCTCCGACACCATGCTGCTGGTCAAGCTGCTCGACACCGCCGAGCGGCTGTTCGTGCACCTCCACCCCGACGATGCGTTCGCCGCGCGGCACCTGGCGAGCCCGCACGGCAAGACGGAGGCCTGGGCGATCATCGACGCCGCGCCGGACGCGTACGCGACGCTCGGCTTCCGTCGCGAGGTGCCGCTCGCCGAGCTGCAGCGCTGGTGGGAGACCCAGGATGCGGAGGCCATGCTCGACGCGATGAACCGCGTCCCGCTCGCCGCCGGCGACACCCTCCTCGTCCCCGCCGGGCTGATGCACGCCATCGGGCCGGGCGTGACGCTGGTCGAGCTGCAGCAGCCGACCGACCTGTCCCTGCTGCTCGAGCGGCGGGCCCTCGGTGAGCGGGAGGCGCTGCTCGGTCTCGACCTGGCGACGGCCGCCGGTGCGCTGAACCGCGGCGTGACCGACCTCGACGCGCTCGACGCGTTGCGCGGAGGGGGCGAAGGCGACTCGCTGTTCCCGGCCGCCGCGGACGCGTTCTTCCGGGCGGACCGCGTGCGCGGCGGCGCGCAGGAGCTCGAGCCGGGCTTCTCGGTGCTGGTCGTGGTCGACGGCGAGGGGATGCTCGATGCCGGCGCGGCCTCCGCCTCCCCCGGTCTCCCGCTGCACCGCGGAATGACCGTGCTGACCGCCCACGCGGACGGCCCGCTCACCGTGACCGGCGACCTCCACGCCATCCGCTGCCGCCCGCCGCGCTGA
- a CDS encoding PrsW family intramembrane metalloprotease has translation MTTPPPGPALPPDAAAPGFAVSSDGRPHHHHHHGWWWKTLLAGAALWVLTIVVTAFTGNTNLVPTLILLGSFLVPFCVVLFVIERVTGSISTLQLVLAFFVGGIFGVLGASLLEADLHESFWVYGLVGLIEEFVKGLLLVIVGWRVVPKTAAQGALLGATIGAGFAAFESAGYAFNAAITSQGIDLGSLLQTEVLRAVLAPVGHVLWTAVLGAVLFGVATGRERFRWSPWILLTFVGVALLHAAWDSSSDIASVLALLFNGQALVQLQNGFLEPGTADAVRALSTLFYVVGLLVISAAGLLTLWLVLRHYRRAERMVRP, from the coding sequence ATGACCACACCGCCGCCCGGCCCCGCCCTTCCTCCCGACGCCGCGGCACCCGGCTTCGCCGTCTCGTCCGACGGCCGCCCGCATCACCACCACCATCACGGCTGGTGGTGGAAGACGCTGCTCGCGGGCGCGGCGCTGTGGGTGTTGACGATCGTCGTCACCGCCTTCACCGGCAACACGAACCTGGTGCCGACGCTCATCCTCCTCGGCAGCTTCCTGGTGCCGTTCTGCGTCGTCCTGTTCGTCATCGAGCGGGTGACGGGCTCGATCAGCACGCTTCAGCTCGTGCTGGCCTTCTTCGTCGGGGGCATCTTCGGCGTGCTCGGCGCGTCGCTGCTGGAGGCGGACCTCCACGAGAGCTTCTGGGTCTACGGCCTCGTCGGGCTGATCGAGGAGTTCGTGAAGGGCCTGCTCCTCGTCATCGTCGGCTGGCGCGTCGTGCCCAAGACGGCGGCGCAGGGAGCGCTCCTCGGCGCCACCATCGGTGCGGGCTTCGCCGCGTTCGAGTCGGCGGGGTACGCCTTCAACGCGGCCATCACCTCCCAGGGCATCGATCTGGGCTCGCTGCTGCAGACGGAGGTGCTGCGCGCGGTACTCGCGCCGGTCGGGCACGTACTGTGGACGGCCGTGCTCGGCGCGGTGCTGTTCGGTGTCGCGACCGGCCGCGAGCGGTTCCGCTGGTCGCCGTGGATCCTGCTCACATTCGTCGGCGTCGCGCTGCTGCACGCGGCCTGGGACTCGTCGTCCGACATCGCCTCCGTGCTCGCCCTGCTGTTCAACGGCCAGGCGCTGGTGCAGCTGCAGAACGGCTTCCTGGAGCCGGGCACGGCCGACGCGGTCCGCGCCCTCTCGACCCTCTTCTACGTCGTGGGCCTGCTCGTCATCTCCGCGGCGGGGCTGCTCACGCTGTGGCTGGTGCTGCGGCACTACCGCCGGGCGGAGCGCATGGTGCGGCCTTGA
- a CDS encoding AvrD family protein codes for MSTGDAFETELGPVAQRYFGAGYRRSTIALDTVEVEHVESGRAEAGATVVRATASLLHWHRSGAPRIAHVGTVDAIRIAATVASVAVIAAGRAPAGRECELLAVAVRAGAAPDPGTGGVRVEAWLREPGDDAGDRHPVVCTVGALSVEVTLAGGAAPALPRSPAGRVAVEEVLGPREDRYFAEGFRRLTVTASSLSAAPDEAWCTFAVEPPEARPGVIECLVVTSQLAQVALYRAAGVRREATGNLWMRRCSFTSAPGGVRDGVAGLRVAKFTRFQRSGVDQVSASVAVAAFPGWRGTATLAFQVLG; via the coding sequence GTGAGCACGGGCGACGCCTTCGAGACGGAGCTGGGGCCGGTGGCGCAGCGCTACTTCGGCGCCGGGTACCGGCGGTCGACGATCGCGCTCGACACGGTGGAGGTGGAGCACGTGGAGTCGGGGCGCGCGGAAGCAGGGGCGACCGTGGTGCGGGCGACCGCCTCCCTCCTCCACTGGCACCGGAGCGGCGCGCCGCGGATCGCGCATGTCGGCACCGTCGACGCCATCAGGATCGCCGCGACCGTTGCCTCCGTCGCCGTGATCGCCGCGGGACGCGCGCCGGCGGGCCGCGAATGCGAGCTGCTGGCCGTTGCGGTGCGAGCCGGGGCGGCGCCCGACCCGGGAACGGGCGGGGTGCGCGTGGAGGCGTGGCTGCGGGAGCCGGGTGACGACGCCGGCGACCGCCACCCGGTGGTGTGCACGGTCGGCGCGCTCTCGGTCGAGGTGACGCTGGCGGGTGGCGCCGCCCCCGCGCTGCCGCGATCGCCGGCCGGACGCGTCGCCGTCGAGGAGGTGCTCGGCCCGCGCGAGGATCGGTACTTCGCCGAGGGGTTCCGCCGCCTGACGGTCACGGCGTCGTCCCTGTCGGCAGCCCCGGACGAGGCCTGGTGCACGTTCGCCGTCGAGCCTCCGGAGGCTCGGCCGGGCGTGATCGAGTGCCTGGTCGTGACGTCGCAGCTGGCGCAGGTGGCGCTGTACCGGGCGGCGGGCGTACGGAGGGAGGCGACCGGGAATCTCTGGATGCGCCGCTGCTCCTTCACGTCGGCTCCGGGCGGCGTGCGCGACGGGGTGGCGGGGCTCCGCGTCGCGAAGTTCACGCGGTTCCAGCGCAGCGGCGTGGACCAGGTGAGCGCCTCGGTCGCGGTGGCGGCCTTCCCGGGCTGGCGGGGCACGGCGACGCTCGCGTTCCAGGTGCTCGGCTAG
- a CDS encoding TetR/AcrR family transcriptional regulator produces the protein MPRQERAERTRLAILDAAAVEFDAHGYEGARLDRIIERTGATKGAVYFHFPSKLAIARALVEEKYGNWPVIVAEVTGSGLTGLAAAEEITQRVGTVFASDVHVRAAMKLSQTVLPPPVDDNPYDRWVGLIAMFVRQALGERPSSDDDAREIATVAVHTFFGAYMIAQELGRLATLPDDISRMWKVLAVAVAERAATTTDME, from the coding sequence ATGCCGAGACAGGAACGAGCCGAGCGCACGCGGCTTGCGATCCTCGACGCCGCGGCCGTCGAGTTCGACGCGCACGGATACGAGGGCGCCCGGCTCGACCGCATCATCGAGCGCACCGGGGCCACCAAGGGCGCGGTGTACTTCCACTTCCCGTCGAAGCTCGCCATCGCCCGCGCGCTGGTCGAGGAGAAGTATGGCAACTGGCCCGTCATCGTCGCCGAGGTGACCGGCTCCGGCCTCACCGGTTTGGCCGCGGCCGAGGAGATCACCCAGCGCGTCGGCACGGTCTTCGCCAGCGACGTGCACGTGCGCGCCGCGATGAAGCTGAGCCAGACCGTCCTGCCGCCGCCCGTCGACGACAACCCGTACGACAGATGGGTGGGGCTCATCGCGATGTTCGTCCGTCAGGCGCTGGGGGAGCGGCCGTCGAGCGACGACGACGCCCGCGAGATCGCCACCGTGGCCGTGCACACCTTCTTCGGCGCGTACATGATCGCCCAGGAGCTCGGCCGGCTCGCCACCCTCCCCGACGACATCAGCCGCATGTGGAAGGTGCTCGCCGTGGCGGTGGCGGAGCGGGCGGCGACCACGACGGACATGGAGTGA
- a CDS encoding MaoC family dehydratase N-terminal domain-containing protein, with protein sequence MPVNPDLQGRTFPPSAPYLVGREKVREFARAVFATDPASFDVDAAKAAGHADLVAPPTFPVVVQQLTLDQLLADPDAGIDFSRVVHGDQRFSFARPVVAGDELTGTLTVTSVKTLGAHSMVTAETVIADASGETVVTATSTLVVRGDE encoded by the coding sequence GTGCCAGTGAATCCAGATCTGCAGGGGCGGACCTTCCCGCCGTCCGCGCCCTACCTCGTCGGGCGCGAGAAGGTGCGCGAGTTCGCCCGGGCCGTGTTCGCCACCGACCCCGCGTCGTTCGACGTCGACGCCGCGAAGGCTGCGGGCCATGCCGACCTCGTCGCGCCTCCCACGTTCCCGGTGGTCGTGCAGCAGCTCACGCTCGACCAGCTGCTCGCCGACCCGGACGCCGGCATCGACTTCAGCCGCGTCGTCCACGGCGATCAGCGCTTCAGCTTCGCCCGGCCCGTCGTCGCCGGCGACGAGCTCACCGGCACCCTGACCGTCACCTCCGTCAAGACGCTGGGCGCGCACTCGATGGTCACCGCGGAGACCGTCATCGCGGACGCATCCGGCGAGACCGTCGTGACCGCCACCTCCACTCTGGTCGTTCGAGGGGACGAGTGA
- a CDS encoding MaoC family dehydratase: protein MTAPDFDTLTVGDVVAERTVELSRDALVRYAGASGDFNPIHYRDDVATTVGLPGVIAHGMLTMGLAVQPVVDWAGDPARVADYQVRFTRPVVVDPADGATVSVTAKVGQLDAEARVARIDLTTTFNGETVLGKAQVRVSL from the coding sequence ATGACCGCACCGGATTTCGACACCCTGACCGTCGGCGACGTGGTCGCCGAGCGCACAGTCGAGCTGAGCCGCGACGCGCTGGTCCGCTACGCGGGCGCCTCGGGCGACTTCAACCCGATCCACTACCGCGACGACGTCGCCACCACCGTCGGACTCCCCGGCGTTATCGCGCACGGGATGCTGACCATGGGCCTCGCCGTGCAGCCCGTCGTCGACTGGGCCGGCGACCCCGCCCGCGTCGCCGACTACCAGGTCCGCTTCACCCGCCCGGTCGTCGTGGACCCCGCAGACGGCGCGACCGTGTCGGTGACCGCCAAGGTCGGCCAGCTCGACGCGGAGGCCCGCGTCGCTCGCATCGACCTCACCACCACCTTCAACGGCGAGACCGTGCTCGGCAAGGCGCAGGTGCGGGTCTCGCTGTGA